In a genomic window of Ralstonia nicotianae:
- the msbA gene encoding lipid A export permease/ATP-binding protein MsbA produces the protein MAVTSSSSSQPPAASQPGHFKRLWTYLRPELSSFILAMVAMGVVAATEGIIPKVVKDLLDQGFGGEYAGKLWRVPAMLVGIAVVRGVAQFGATYFLSLVSNKVLLNLRMKMFERLLQAPAAFYQRNTAASLINAVIFEVNQVLQVLTGVFITLVRDSMTVLALLIFLFYTNWRLTLVVAVILPVIGFLMSRINRRLRSLNREHQNLTNEAAYVVEEAAGGYKVVKLHGGEAYESRRFNAMTNRLRGYAMRMAVAGGLNQPVTQFLAALALSVILAIAMVQAQANQTTVGGFTGFVMAMLLLISPLKHLTDVNQPMQRGLTAAEFIFGLIDTPIEPQDGGKHIDRARGDLRFEHVTFRYGPDGRAALDSIDLHVKAGEIVALVGPSGSGKTTLVNLLPRFFEPTSGRIVLDGDALADLSLQDLRRQIAFVSQDVVLFNDTIAANVAYGARDASEIDMARVRRALEAAYLTDVVDNLPDGVDTNIGDNGSKLSGGQRQRLAIARAVYKDAPILILDEATSALDSESERQVQAALEALMQGRTTLVIAHRLSTIENADRIVVLEHGQIVEAGTHRELLDRDGLYAGLHRIQFATQ, from the coding sequence ATGGCAGTGACTTCTTCTTCGTCTTCCCAGCCGCCCGCGGCCAGCCAGCCGGGCCACTTCAAGCGCCTGTGGACCTACCTGCGTCCCGAACTCAGCAGCTTCATCCTCGCCATGGTCGCCATGGGCGTGGTGGCGGCCACCGAGGGGATCATCCCCAAGGTGGTGAAGGACCTGCTGGACCAGGGCTTCGGCGGCGAATACGCCGGCAAGCTGTGGCGGGTGCCGGCCATGCTGGTCGGCATCGCGGTAGTGCGCGGCGTCGCGCAGTTCGGGGCCACGTACTTCCTGAGCCTGGTGTCGAACAAGGTGCTGCTGAACCTGCGCATGAAGATGTTCGAGCGCCTGCTGCAGGCGCCGGCGGCGTTCTACCAGCGCAATACGGCGGCCTCGCTCATCAACGCCGTCATCTTCGAGGTCAACCAGGTGCTGCAGGTGCTGACCGGCGTGTTCATCACGCTGGTGCGCGATTCGATGACGGTGCTGGCGCTGCTGATCTTCCTCTTCTATACCAACTGGCGCCTGACGCTGGTGGTGGCCGTGATCCTGCCGGTCATCGGGTTCCTGATGTCGCGCATCAACCGCCGCCTGCGTTCGCTCAATCGCGAGCACCAGAACCTGACCAACGAAGCCGCGTACGTGGTGGAGGAGGCGGCCGGCGGCTACAAGGTCGTCAAGCTGCACGGCGGCGAGGCCTACGAGTCACGCCGCTTCAATGCCATGACCAACCGCCTGCGCGGCTACGCCATGCGCATGGCCGTGGCCGGCGGCCTGAACCAGCCGGTGACGCAGTTCCTGGCGGCGCTGGCGCTGTCCGTCATCCTGGCGATCGCGATGGTGCAGGCGCAAGCCAACCAGACCACCGTCGGCGGCTTCACCGGCTTCGTGATGGCGATGCTGCTGCTGATCTCGCCGCTCAAGCACCTGACCGACGTCAACCAGCCGATGCAACGCGGCCTGACTGCCGCCGAGTTCATCTTCGGCCTGATCGACACGCCGATCGAGCCCCAGGACGGCGGCAAGCACATCGACCGCGCGCGCGGCGACCTGCGCTTCGAGCACGTCACCTTCCGCTACGGCCCGGACGGCCGGGCGGCGCTCGACAGCATCGATCTGCACGTCAAGGCGGGCGAGATCGTCGCGCTGGTGGGCCCGTCGGGCAGCGGCAAGACCACGCTGGTCAACCTGCTGCCGCGCTTCTTCGAGCCGACCTCTGGCCGCATCGTGCTCGACGGCGACGCGCTGGCCGACCTGTCGCTGCAGGATCTGCGCCGCCAGATCGCCTTCGTGAGCCAGGACGTGGTGCTGTTCAACGACACCATCGCCGCCAACGTGGCGTATGGCGCGCGCGATGCCTCCGAGATCGACATGGCGCGCGTGCGTCGTGCGCTGGAAGCCGCCTACCTGACCGACGTGGTCGACAACCTGCCTGATGGCGTCGACACCAACATCGGTGACAACGGCTCCAAGCTGTCCGGCGGCCAGCGCCAGCGCCTGGCGATCGCCCGCGCCGTCTACAAGGACGCGCCGATCCTGATCCTGGACGAAGCCACCTCCGCGCTCGATTCCGAGTCCGAGCGCCAGGTGCAGGCCGCGCTGGAAGCCCTGATGCAGGGCCGCACGACGCTGGTGATCGCGCACCGCCTGTCGACCATCGAGAATGCCGACCGCATCGTCGTGCTCGAACACGGCCAGATCGTCGAGGCCGGCACGCACCGCGAGCTGCTCGATCGCGATGGGTTGTATGCTGGATTGCATCGCATCCAGTTCGCCACGCAATAG
- a CDS encoding nicotinate-nucleotide adenylyltransferase has translation MTPPDLGRPYRLGLLGGTFDPPHVGHLALAELCIAQLDLDELVWIPTGMSWQKAADITPAPLRLAMTELAARAVRPGRARVRVSTMEVERSGPSYTIDTVRELRGAYGPDTSMAWLMGADQLVGLDTWHGWQDLFEYVHLCVATRPGFDLHALHAPVQLELDMRRAGPALIQCAPAGRMWIDQTLAVDLSSTRLRQQLAAGERCDADLPAGVADLIQSHALYRRADGTVSA, from the coding sequence ATGACGCCTCCCGATCTTGGCCGCCCCTATCGCCTGGGCCTGCTGGGCGGCACCTTCGACCCGCCGCACGTCGGCCATCTCGCCCTGGCCGAACTGTGCATCGCCCAGCTCGATCTGGACGAGCTGGTATGGATCCCGACCGGCATGTCGTGGCAGAAGGCCGCCGACATCACGCCCGCCCCGCTGCGGCTGGCGATGACCGAGCTGGCGGCCCGGGCCGTGCGCCCAGGCCGCGCCCGCGTGCGCGTCAGCACCATGGAGGTCGAGCGCAGCGGCCCCAGCTACACCATCGACACCGTGCGCGAGCTGCGCGGCGCCTATGGCCCCGACACCTCCATGGCCTGGCTGATGGGCGCCGACCAGCTGGTCGGCCTGGACACCTGGCACGGCTGGCAGGACCTGTTCGAATACGTGCACCTGTGCGTGGCCACGCGCCCCGGTTTCGACCTGCACGCGCTGCATGCGCCGGTGCAGCTCGAGCTCGACATGCGCCGCGCCGGCCCGGCATTGATACAATGCGCACCCGCCGGCCGCATGTGGATCGACCAGACCCTGGCCGTCGACCTGTCGTCCACCCGCCTGCGCCAGCAGCTTGCCGCCGGCGAGCGCTGCGACGCCGACCTGCCGGCCGGCGTGGCCGACCTGATCCAGTCGCATGCGCTGTACCGCCGTGCCGATGGCACGGTCAGTGCTTGA
- the rng gene encoding ribonuclease G, translating into MSEDILVNITPQETRVAIVQQAAVQELHIERTLTRGLVGNIYLGKVVRVLPGMQSAFIDIGLERAAFLHVADIWHPREAKDAPAAPHVAIEKTLFEGQALTVQVIKDPIGTKGARLSTQISIAGRTLVYLPQDPHIGISQKIGNETDREALRQRVTRMVPADERGGFIVRTIAEEATDEELANDVAYLRKIWATIRHNATTLPAPSILYQDLNLAQRVLRDFVTDDTRSIQVDSRENYQKLIEFAQEYTPAVVERLTHYTGERPIFDLYNIEAEVERALSRRVDLKSGGYLMIDQTEAMTTIDVNTGGYVGARNFDDTIFKTNLEAAHTIARQLRLRNLGGIIIIDFIDMESGEHRDAVLAELRRALARDRTRITVNSFSQLGLVEMTRKRTRESLAHVLCEQCPVCQGKGQVKTPRTVCYDILREIMRESRQFNPREFRILASQSVIDLFLEEESQHLAMLGDFIGKPISLQVESAAASQEQYDIILM; encoded by the coding sequence ATGTCCGAAGACATCCTCGTCAATATCACCCCGCAAGAAACGCGCGTAGCCATCGTCCAGCAGGCCGCCGTCCAGGAACTCCACATCGAACGCACGCTGACGCGCGGGCTGGTCGGCAACATCTATCTCGGCAAGGTCGTGCGCGTGCTGCCGGGCATGCAGTCGGCCTTCATCGACATCGGGCTGGAGCGCGCGGCCTTCCTGCACGTGGCCGACATCTGGCACCCGCGCGAAGCCAAGGACGCCCCGGCCGCCCCGCACGTCGCCATCGAGAAGACGCTGTTCGAAGGCCAGGCGCTGACGGTGCAGGTCATCAAGGACCCGATCGGCACCAAGGGCGCGCGGCTGTCCACGCAGATCAGCATCGCCGGCCGCACGCTGGTCTACCTGCCGCAAGACCCGCACATCGGCATCTCGCAGAAGATCGGCAACGAGACCGACCGCGAGGCGCTGCGCCAGCGCGTGACCCGCATGGTGCCGGCCGACGAGCGCGGCGGCTTCATCGTGCGCACCATCGCCGAGGAAGCCACCGACGAAGAACTGGCCAACGACGTCGCCTACCTGCGCAAGATCTGGGCGACCATCCGCCACAACGCCACCACCCTGCCCGCGCCGTCGATCCTGTACCAGGACCTGAACCTCGCCCAGCGCGTGCTGCGCGATTTCGTGACCGACGACACGCGCAGCATCCAGGTCGATTCGCGCGAGAACTACCAGAAGCTGATCGAGTTCGCGCAGGAATACACGCCCGCCGTGGTGGAGCGCCTGACCCACTACACTGGCGAGCGGCCGATCTTCGATCTATACAACATCGAGGCGGAGGTCGAGCGCGCGCTGTCGCGCCGGGTCGACCTGAAGTCCGGCGGCTACCTGATGATCGACCAGACCGAGGCGATGACGACCATCGACGTCAACACCGGCGGTTACGTGGGCGCGCGCAACTTCGACGACACCATCTTCAAGACCAACCTGGAAGCGGCGCACACCATCGCGCGCCAGCTGCGGCTGCGCAACCTGGGTGGCATCATCATCATCGACTTCATCGACATGGAGTCCGGCGAGCACCGCGACGCCGTGCTGGCCGAGCTGCGCCGCGCGCTGGCGCGCGACCGCACGCGCATCACGGTCAACAGCTTCTCGCAGCTGGGCCTGGTGGAGATGACCCGCAAGCGCACGCGCGAATCGCTCGCGCACGTGCTGTGCGAGCAGTGTCCGGTGTGCCAGGGCAAGGGCCAGGTGAAGACGCCGCGCACGGTGTGCTACGACATCCTGCGCGAGATCATGCGCGAATCCCGCCAGTTCAACCCGCGCGAGTTCCGCATCCTCGCCTCGCAGTCGGTGATCGATCTGTTCCTGGAAGAGGAAAGCCAGCACCTGGCGATGCTGGGCGACTTCATCGGCAAGCCGATCTCGCTGCAGGTGGAATCGGCGGCGGCTAGCCAGGAGCAGTACGACATCATTTTGATGTGA
- a CDS encoding peroxidase-related enzyme — MTAITPPSHPPISRFPVPELADIPGDIRERILAVQEKTGFVPNVFLALAHRPDECRAFFAYHDALMLREAGSLTKGEREMIVVATSAANQCLYCVVAHGAILRIYEKQPLIADQVAVNYRKADITPRQRAMLDFAMKVCTASHTVNEADYDALHVHGFTDEDVWDIAGITAFFGLSNRIANVISMRPNDEFYLLGRLPREK; from the coding sequence ATGACAGCCATCACGCCGCCCAGCCACCCTCCCATTAGCCGCTTTCCCGTGCCCGAGCTCGCGGACATCCCCGGGGATATCCGCGAGCGCATCCTCGCCGTGCAGGAAAAGACCGGCTTCGTGCCCAACGTCTTCCTCGCGCTGGCCCATCGGCCCGACGAGTGCCGCGCCTTCTTCGCCTACCACGATGCGCTGATGCTGCGCGAAGCCGGCAGCCTGACCAAGGGCGAGCGCGAGATGATCGTGGTGGCCACTTCCGCCGCCAACCAGTGCCTGTACTGCGTGGTCGCGCATGGCGCCATCCTGCGGATCTACGAAAAGCAGCCGCTTATCGCCGACCAGGTGGCCGTCAACTACCGCAAGGCCGACATCACGCCGCGCCAGCGCGCCATGCTGGATTTCGCGATGAAGGTCTGCACCGCCTCGCACACCGTCAACGAAGCCGACTACGACGCGCTGCACGTGCACGGCTTCACCGACGAGGACGTCTGGGACATCGCCGGCATCACGGCGTTCTTCGGCCTGTCGAACCGGATCGCCAATGTGATCTCGATGCGGCCGAATGACGAGTTTTATCTGCTGGGGCGGCTGCCGCGCGAAAAATGA
- the rlmH gene encoding 23S rRNA (pseudouridine(1915)-N(3))-methyltransferase RlmH — MQLLIVAVGHKMPRWIEDGFAEYAKRMPPELRIELREIKPEQRSGSRTAATVMQLEAARIEAALPKGCRIVALDERGKDLTTAALADALTGWQREGGDVALIIGGADGLDPALKARAHMLMRLSSLTLPHGMVRVLLAEQLYRAWSITQNHPYHRV; from the coding sequence ATGCAGTTGCTGATCGTCGCAGTCGGGCACAAGATGCCGCGCTGGATCGAAGACGGCTTCGCCGAATACGCCAAGCGCATGCCGCCCGAACTGCGCATCGAGCTGCGCGAAATCAAGCCGGAGCAGCGCTCCGGCAGCCGCACCGCCGCCACCGTCATGCAGCTCGAAGCCGCGCGCATCGAAGCCGCGCTGCCCAAGGGCTGCCGCATCGTCGCGCTGGACGAGCGCGGCAAGGACCTGACCACGGCCGCACTGGCCGACGCCCTCACCGGCTGGCAGCGCGAGGGCGGTGACGTCGCCCTCATCATCGGCGGCGCGGATGGGCTGGACCCGGCGCTCAAGGCGCGCGCCCACATGCTGATGCGCCTGTCGAGCCTGACGCTGCCGCACGGCATGGTGCGCGTGCTGCTGGCCGAGCAGCTCTACCGCGCATGGAGCATCACGCAGAACCACCCCTACCACCGCGTGTGA
- the rsfS gene encoding ribosome silencing factor: protein MDIRKLQRVIVDALEDVKAQDIKVFNTTHLTELFDRTVIASGTSNRQTKALAASVRDAVKEAGGHVIAVEGEDVGEWVLVDCGDAVVHIMQPQLRQYYNLEEIWGDKPVRIQLGGTSGRGLPKASEGYDDEEDEAEEVTPAKRRTTKPKLAGERPTKAAAPAKKTTSRPATKRASGTSKPATKTAAKTAAKRAPAKRAS from the coding sequence ATGGATATTCGCAAACTACAACGCGTGATCGTCGACGCGCTCGAAGACGTCAAGGCGCAGGACATCAAGGTCTTCAACACGACCCACCTGACCGAGCTGTTCGACCGCACGGTCATCGCCAGCGGCACCTCCAACCGCCAGACCAAGGCGCTGGCCGCCTCGGTGCGTGACGCCGTCAAGGAAGCCGGCGGCCACGTGATCGCCGTGGAAGGCGAAGACGTGGGCGAGTGGGTGCTGGTCGACTGCGGCGACGCCGTGGTCCACATCATGCAGCCGCAACTGCGCCAGTACTACAACCTGGAAGAGATCTGGGGCGACAAGCCGGTGCGCATCCAGCTCGGCGGCACCAGCGGCCGCGGCCTGCCCAAGGCCAGCGAAGGCTACGACGACGAGGAAGACGAGGCCGAAGAAGTCACGCCGGCCAAGCGCCGCACCACCAAGCCGAAACTGGCCGGCGAGCGCCCGACCAAAGCGGCCGCCCCCGCCAAGAAGACGACCAGCCGCCCGGCCACCAAGCGGGCTTCCGGCACGAGCAAGCCCGCCACGAAGACCGCCGCAAAAACGGCTGCAAAGCGCGCCCCGGCCAAGCGCGCATCGTAA
- a CDS encoding Maf family protein — MEPTAAPHPHLYLASQSPRRQELLRQIGVRFELLLADGDEDAEALEAVLPGETPDDYVQRVCALKAQAAARRRGARGLPARPILTSDTTVCLGGEILGKPADAADAHRMLRGMSGREHRVLTAVTVVTADGTPMHALSVSQVRFAVLTDVDIARYIASGEPFGKAGAYGIQGRAAAFVAHISGSYSGIMGLPLFETAALLAQAAITL, encoded by the coding sequence ATGGAACCGACCGCCGCGCCGCATCCGCACCTGTACCTCGCCTCGCAAAGCCCGCGCCGACAGGAGCTGCTGCGCCAGATCGGCGTGCGCTTCGAACTGCTGCTGGCCGACGGCGACGAAGACGCCGAAGCGCTCGAAGCCGTCCTGCCCGGCGAGACGCCCGACGACTACGTCCAGCGCGTCTGCGCCCTCAAGGCCCAGGCCGCTGCCCGCCGCCGCGGCGCGCGCGGCCTGCCCGCCCGGCCGATCCTCACGTCCGACACCACGGTCTGCCTCGGCGGCGAGATCCTCGGCAAGCCCGCCGATGCGGCCGACGCGCACCGCATGCTGCGCGGCATGTCCGGCCGCGAGCACCGCGTGCTGACCGCCGTCACCGTCGTCACCGCGGACGGCACGCCGATGCACGCGCTGTCCGTCTCACAGGTGCGCTTCGCCGTGCTGACCGATGTCGACATCGCCCGCTACATCGCCAGCGGCGAGCCCTTCGGCAAGGCCGGCGCCTACGGCATCCAGGGCCGCGCGGCCGCCTTCGTCGCCCATATCTCGGGAAGCTATTCGGGTATCATGGGCCTGCCCCTGTTCGAGACAGCCGCGCTGCTCGCCCAGGCGGCCATCACGCTTTAG
- a CDS encoding glycosyltransferase family 2 protein encodes MFSILLPTWNNLALLKLCVQSIRAHSAHDHQIIVHVNDGSDGTLAWVREQGLDHTHSPGNVGICLAVNESAMLARHDYIVYLNDDMVCCPGWDTALLRRLDTLDTDLFMLSGTMIEPVDTGNPCVVVGNYGRDADTFDAARLLADVPRLARGDWLGATWPPTLVHRRWWFKLGGYSSELTPGMSSDNDFSMKLWHAGCRIFLGAGDSLVYHFQCKSTGKVKKNDGRRQFLNKWGLSQSTFDKYFLRRGTPAGADWRLPEPELTSALRWDLRRNDLTRRLRPGVPVL; translated from the coding sequence ATGTTTTCCATCCTATTGCCGACCTGGAACAACCTCGCGCTGCTCAAGCTGTGCGTGCAGAGCATCCGCGCCCATTCGGCGCATGACCACCAGATCATCGTTCACGTCAACGACGGCTCCGACGGCACGCTGGCGTGGGTGCGCGAGCAGGGGCTCGATCACACGCATTCTCCCGGGAATGTCGGCATCTGCCTGGCCGTCAACGAATCGGCCATGCTGGCCCGGCACGACTACATCGTGTACCTGAACGACGACATGGTCTGCTGCCCGGGCTGGGACACCGCGCTGCTGCGCCGGTTGGACACGCTCGACACCGATCTGTTCATGCTGTCGGGCACCATGATCGAGCCGGTCGATACGGGCAACCCGTGCGTGGTGGTGGGCAACTACGGCCGCGACGCCGACACGTTCGACGCGGCCCGCCTGCTGGCGGATGTGCCGCGCCTGGCGCGCGGCGACTGGCTCGGCGCGACCTGGCCGCCGACCCTGGTGCACCGGCGCTGGTGGTTCAAGCTGGGCGGCTACAGCAGCGAGCTGACGCCCGGCATGAGCAGCGACAACGACTTTTCCATGAAGCTGTGGCACGCCGGCTGCCGCATCTTCCTGGGCGCGGGCGACTCGCTGGTCTACCACTTCCAGTGCAAGTCGACCGGCAAGGTCAAGAAGAACGACGGCCGCCGCCAGTTCCTCAACAAGTGGGGGCTGTCGCAGTCGACCTTCGACAAGTATTTCCTTCGGCGCGGCACGCCGGCCGGCGCGGATTGGCGCCTGCCGGAGCCGGAACTCACCTCCGCCCTGCGGTGGGACCTGCGCCGCAACGACCTCACGCGCCGGCTGCGGCCCGGTGTGCCTGTGCTCTAA